In Lepidochelys kempii isolate rLepKem1 chromosome 10, rLepKem1.hap2, whole genome shotgun sequence, a single window of DNA contains:
- the EMP2 gene encoding epithelial membrane protein 2 — protein MLILLAFIIVFHITSAALLFISTIDNAWWVGKDFSTDVWKVCINITNCTVINENNSEYQSVQAVQATMILSTILCCVAFLVFILQLFRLKQGERFVLTSTIQLLSCLCVMMAASIYTNRHEDLHRSVGYEFDFSGQYGYSFILAWIAFAFTLISGVMYLVLRKRK, from the exons ATGTTGATTCTTCTGGCTTTCATTATCGTGTTTCACATAACTTCAGCAGCGCTGTTGTTCATCTCAACCATTGACAAT GCCTGGTGGGTAGGAAAAGACTTTTCTACAGATGTCTGGAAAGTCTGCATCAATATCACCAACTGTacagtcattaatgaaaacaattCAG AATATCAGTCTGTGCAGGCTGTTCAGGCCACCATGATCCTGTCTACTATTCTGTGTTGTGTGGCATTTCTGGTTTTCATTCTTCAACTCTTCCGCCTAAAGCAAGGAGAAAGATTTGTGTTGACTTCTACGATCCAGCTCCTGTCAT gCCTGTGTGTTATGATGGCAGCCTCCATTTACACAAATAGGCATGAAGATCTGCACAGGAGTGTTGGATATGAGTTTGATTTTAGTGGCCAATATGGATATTCTTTCATCTTAGCCTGGATTGCATTTGCTTTTACTCTGATCAGTGGTGTCATGTACCTAGTATTAAGGAAACGTAAATAA